GCGAGGCGCTCCTCCTCGATCTCGAGCTCCAGTTCCTCGTCGTAGGCCTCCGCGATCTCGCGCCGCAACGCCTCGATCGTGGCCGCCTGCTGCGGCGCCTCGAACTCGCTCATGGGCCCTCGTCCCTCATCCCCGTCTCGACGATGCCGCCTTACAGCAGCGGCCCATGACAGTGATGAGAAGAGGCGGTGACGGCTTGTGGAGGACCACGCCGCCGCGCGGGGCGGCGTGGTCCTCCCCGACGGATCCGGGCGCGTCAGCGCCGGGGGGCCGTGCCGGCCTTGGCGTCGTTGGTCTGCGAGGTCGAGCCGCGCGAGGTGGTGCCGGTCGTGTCCGACTTCATCTCGTGACCCGGGGCGTAGCCGGAGGCACCCGGGCTGCCCTTGCGGCTGCCGCTCTCCTGCATCTCGTGCCCCGGGGTGCGCGCCGAGGCGCCGGGCCGCTCCGTCGCCATGGCGCTGCCTGCGAGGGTCGTGACGGCCAGCAGGGCGATCGTGATCCGCTTCATCGCTGTCTCCTGTCTGAGAGTGCGGAGAAACGGTATCTCCCGAGAAGTGGTTCCCCGCCGGGTCGGCGCTGCTTTGCTGACGAGGCAAAGAAGATTTTCCCTTCTTCACCAGTCGGGAAAGCGTGGAACGGTTTTCGGGACATCGCCGTTGCTGGTGCCGATCGAACCGAATGGAGATGCGCCGATGCGCAGGACCGTCCTTCCCCTCGCCTTCACTGCCATGGTCGCGGCCACCGGGCTGTTCGGCGCCACGACCGCGGCGCGGGCCGATCCGCCCTGGGCCCGCGGCGGCTACGGCGAGGTTCGCGGCGGCCCGCCGGCCTGGGCGCCGGCGCATGGCTGGCGCCGCAACGTCGAGCGCCGCATGGACCGGTGGGGCGACGACCGGCCCTACCGCGCCACGCGCTACCGCGAGGAGCGGCGCTCGTACTACCGCTACTGACGCGGAGGTGATCGACGAGGGCCGGTCGTCACGGCCGACCCTCGCCGGCCGGGGGCGAGAGCACTGCCGGATCGCGTCGCAACCGGACCTCGCTCCCGGTCCTCGATTTTGCGGCGTTGCCTACGACAAGCCGTTAGTCATTTCGCTCGGACATACTTCCATCCATGTGATGAGTCGGTGCATCAGGATTTTTCGCGTCGATTTTTATGAGAGCTGTTTGGCTGATTGACGGGATCTATCCTCCTCACACCCTCATCTGAGGTGTCATTCGATTGAAGATCGACTGACCTCGAAGCTGGCCTCGAGAGACCACAGAGGAAATGGAAGGCCTCATTACGAGGCTCTCGTTGGTCAGACCTCGGGATGCGGTTGAGGATGGGAGAAATCCATTTTCCTTTCGAAAATATTTGTAAATTATTATATTATCAATACTATAAAATAAATCCTTGTTCAGCACGCGGCGTCTTCATGTTCTCAGCGTTCGATCGTCCTGGTCGACGCCACCGCGAGGGCGCTGTCGCGCTTCCAACCCCCCCAAGAATTTTCCCGAGCCCACCCTCCTTGAAACCGCCCGGGCGACCCCGCATGTAAATGTCGTTCACATTCACATCCTGCGGGAGATCGTGACGTGTCGTTTTCCTCTGCCCCCTGGTCGAGCGGCCGCGCCTGCCGCAACGGCCCGTTCCCGCGCCGCTCTCTCGAGATCGGCGCGATCGTCATCGGTTTCATCTATGCGTGGCCGTTGGCCGCGGCCTACGTGGTGTGGAAGCTCATGGGTTACCCGGCTCTGAACGAGATGAAGTCCTTCGCCGAGCGCTCCTTCCGGAACGGGTTCTCGGGGTTCTCCGGCTTCGGCGCGGCCCGCCACGACAGCGGCAACTGGGCCTTCGAGGAGTATCGCCGCAAGGAGATCGAGCGCCTCGAAGAGGAGCGCCGCCGCCTCGAGGAGGAGAGCCGCGCCTTCACCGAGTTCGTGGACGAGCTGAAGCGCGCCCGCGACCGCGAGCAGTTCGACGCCTTCATGGCCCGCCGCCGCGCCGGCTCGAACTACTGAGCGGAGCGGGGGCCCGTTGCCCCGACAATGGGCGGTCGGCGCCTCAGGCTTGAGCTTGACGCGCCGAATCGGCTGGGCCACCCTCCATCAGGTCAAGCACACGACAGGCTCCTCGCGGCCCCCGCGGGGAGCCTTCTCCGTTGAAGGACGGCGCGGCCGCATGACCAGTTCCAACCGCTCGACGCATATCCGGCTCACCTCGCACCCGGAGCCCGGCACCGCCCGCTGGCCGATCCGCTGGGGTGCCGCCGACCCGCGCGAGCGCGGCCCCATCATCGGCACCGTGACCAACCCGGCCGACCGCAACGTGATCGGGGCCAATGGCGGCGCCTACTCGCTCTACCGCGCCCTCGCGATCGCGGGCCGGGCGATGAACCCGCTCGCGCGGCCGGACCTCACCAACACCCACCCGGTGGTCGCGATCGGCCCGCATCCGCAATGGGCGGACCCGGCGAAAATCGTGTCGCTCGATCCG
This is a stretch of genomic DNA from Methylobacterium sp. 17Sr1-1. It encodes these proteins:
- a CDS encoding DUF2852 domain-containing protein, producing the protein MSFSSAPWSSGRACRNGPFPRRSLEIGAIVIGFIYAWPLAAAYVVWKLMGYPALNEMKSFAERSFRNGFSGFSGFGAARHDSGNWAFEEYRRKEIERLEEERRRLEEESRAFTEFVDELKRARDREQFDAFMARRRAGSNY